A single genomic interval of Acidovorax sp. 1608163 harbors:
- a CDS encoding homoserine O-acetyltransferase gives MSFIATPQSMHFPEALPLQSGASIRDYHLAFETYGTLNADKSNAVLVCHALNASHHVAGVYEGQPKSEGWWDNMIGPGKPVDTNRFFVIGVNNLGSCFGSTGPMHAHPDTGEIYGADFPVVTVEDWVNAQARLLDRLGIAQLAAVLGGSLGGMQALSWTLQHPERMRHAVVVASAPNLTAENIAFNEVARRAIVTDPDFHGGHFYRHGVIPKRGLRIARMIGHITYLSDDVMNEKFGRQLRHQVLEKAPLGGSDDAPAQSVGAYLYSTQDIEFQIESYLRYQGDKFSEYFDANTYLLITRALDYFDPARAHANNLTLALARAQAKFLLVSFTTDWRFSPQRSREIVKALLDNRRRVSYAEIDAPHGHDAFLLDDARYMSVMRSYFDSIAKEFA, from the coding sequence ATGTCGTTCATTGCCACGCCCCAATCCATGCATTTTCCGGAGGCCCTGCCGCTGCAAAGCGGCGCGTCCATCCGCGACTACCACCTGGCCTTTGAGACTTACGGCACGCTCAATGCCGACAAGTCCAATGCCGTGCTGGTGTGCCATGCCCTCAATGCCTCGCACCACGTCGCGGGTGTGTACGAGGGCCAGCCCAAGAGCGAGGGCTGGTGGGACAACATGATCGGCCCCGGCAAGCCGGTGGACACCAACCGCTTTTTCGTCATTGGCGTCAACAACCTCGGCTCGTGCTTCGGCTCGACCGGCCCGATGCATGCGCACCCCGACACGGGCGAGATCTACGGCGCGGACTTTCCGGTGGTGACGGTGGAAGACTGGGTCAACGCCCAGGCCCGCCTGCTTGACCGCCTGGGCATCGCACAACTGGCCGCCGTACTGGGCGGCAGCCTGGGCGGCATGCAAGCCCTGAGCTGGACGCTGCAGCACCCCGAGCGCATGCGCCACGCTGTGGTGGTGGCCAGCGCCCCCAACCTGACGGCCGAGAACATTGCCTTCAACGAAGTGGCCCGCCGCGCCATCGTGACGGACCCAGACTTCCACGGCGGGCACTTTTACCGCCACGGCGTCATCCCCAAACGCGGGTTGCGCATTGCGCGGATGATTGGCCACATCACGTACCTGAGCGACGACGTGATGAACGAGAAGTTTGGCCGCCAATTGAGGCACCAGGTGCTCGAAAAAGCCCCCTTGGGGGGCAGCGATGACGCGCCAGCGCAGAGCGTGGGGGCTTATCTCTACAGCACGCAGGACATCGAGTTCCAGATCGAAAGTTACCTGCGCTATCAAGGCGACAAGTTCAGCGAGTACTTTGACGCCAACACCTACCTGCTGATCACCCGGGCGCTCGACTACTTTGACCCGGCCCGCGCGCACGCCAACAACCTCACCCTGGCGCTGGCACGCGCCCAGGCCAAGTTTCTGCTGGTGAGCTTCACCACCGACTGGCGCTTCTCGCCCCAGCGCAGCCGCGAGATCGTCAAGGCCCTGCTCGACAACCGCCGCCGCGTGAGCTATGCCGAGATCGACGCCCCCCACGGGCACGATGCCTTTTTGCTCGATGACGCCCGCTACATGAGCGTGATGCGCTCTTATTTCGATAGCATTGCAAAGGAGTTTGCATGA
- a CDS encoding TMEM165/GDT1 family protein, whose translation MEAFFVSTAIVALAEMGDKTQLLALVLAARFRKPWPIVLGILVATLVNHGLAGAVGAWVTTFIGPQVLRWILGASFIAMAVWMLIPDKLDEGDADGKPRWGVFGTTVVAFFLAEMGDKTQIATVMLAAQYNAYLWVVAGTTLGMMLANAPVVWLGDRITRKVPIRAVHMVSAVIFLVLGLLAIFAPAG comes from the coding sequence ATGGAAGCTTTTTTTGTTTCAACCGCCATCGTCGCCTTGGCCGAGATGGGCGATAAGACCCAGCTGCTCGCATTGGTATTGGCAGCCCGTTTCCGCAAACCCTGGCCCATTGTTCTGGGCATTCTGGTCGCCACCTTGGTCAACCATGGCCTGGCGGGTGCCGTCGGCGCCTGGGTCACCACCTTCATCGGCCCGCAGGTGCTGCGCTGGATTTTGGGCGCATCGTTCATCGCCATGGCGGTGTGGATGCTGATCCCGGACAAGCTCGACGAGGGCGATGCCGATGGCAAACCGCGCTGGGGGGTGTTCGGCACCACGGTGGTGGCGTTCTTCCTGGCCGAGATGGGCGACAAGACTCAGATCGCCACCGTGATGCTGGCAGCGCAGTACAACGCCTACCTGTGGGTGGTGGCCGGCACGACGCTGGGCATGATGCTGGCCAACGCCCCCGTGGTGTGGCTGGGCGACCGCATCACGCGCAAGGTGCCGATCCGCGCAGTGCACATGGTCTCTGCGGTGATCTTCCTGGTGCTGGGCTTGCTGGCGATCTTTGCTCCTGCAGGTTAA
- a CDS encoding RNA-binding protein, whose protein sequence is MGNKLYVGNLPYSFRDQDLEQTFSQFGSVGSAKVMMERDTGRSKGFGFVEMGSDAEAQAAIQGVHGQNFGGRDLVVNEARPMEPRAPRSGGFGGGNGGGGYGGGGRSGGGGYGGGREGGGGGYGGGRGGY, encoded by the coding sequence ATGGGCAACAAACTTTACGTGGGCAACCTGCCCTATTCTTTCCGCGACCAAGATCTGGAACAAACCTTCAGCCAGTTCGGCTCCGTGGGCAGCGCCAAGGTCATGATGGAACGTGACACCGGCCGTTCCAAGGGTTTCGGCTTTGTCGAAATGGGCAGCGATGCCGAAGCACAAGCCGCCATCCAAGGCGTGCATGGCCAAAACTTTGGCGGCCGTGACCTCGTGGTCAACGAAGCCCGTCCTATGGAACCCCGCGCTCCACGCAGCGGTGGCTTCGGTGGCGGCAATGGTGGTGGCGGCTACGGCGGCGGTGGCCGCAGCGGTGGCGGCGGCTACGGCGGTGGCCGTGAAGGTGGTGGCGGCGGTTACGGCGGTGGCCGTGGCGGCTACTAA
- a CDS encoding RNA-binding protein — protein sequence MGNKLYVGNLPYSVRDSDLEQAFGQFGAVTSAKVMMERDTGRSKGFGFVEMGSDAEAQAAIQGMNGQPLGGRGIVVNEARPMEPRPPRSGGFGGGGGGFGGGGRSGGGGYGGGREGGGGGYGGGREGGGYGGGREGGGGGYGGRGDGGGRGDGGFRSPYGSGPRNGGGGRNGGGGGYGGGNSGY from the coding sequence ATGGGCAACAAACTGTACGTCGGCAACCTGCCTTACTCGGTGCGCGACAGCGATCTGGAACAGGCCTTTGGCCAATTCGGTGCCGTGACCAGTGCCAAGGTCATGATGGAGCGCGACACAGGCCGCTCCAAGGGCTTCGGCTTTGTCGAAATGGGCAGCGATGCCGAAGCACAAGCCGCCATCCAGGGCATGAATGGCCAGCCTTTGGGTGGTCGTGGCATTGTGGTCAATGAAGCACGCCCCATGGAGCCGCGTCCTCCACGCAGCGGTGGCTTCGGCGGCGGCGGTGGCGGCTTTGGCGGTGGTGGTCGCAGCGGTGGCGGCGGCTACGGCGGTGGTCGCGAAGGCGGCGGCGGTGGCTACGGTGGTGGCCGTGAAGGCGGCGGCTACGGCGGCGGTCGTGAAGGCGGCGGCGGTGGCTACGGTGGCCGTGGTGATGGCGGTGGTCGTGGTGACGGCGGCTTCCGCAGCCCCTACGGCTCGGGCCCACGCAACGGTGGCGGCGGTCGCAATGGCGGCGGCGGTGGCTACGGTGGCGGCAACAGCGGTTACTGA
- a CDS encoding SDR family oxidoreductase translates to MTQPLAFITGASSGIGQALALRFHRASYRLALVARRTAEVKSWAEANGISASSYEIYSADVAITDSIVAAGKDCLARQGLPDVVIANAGISVGMDTADRDDLDVMARTFATNNIGMAATFHPFVQGMTERKSGTLVGIGSVAGIRGLPGHGAYCASKAAVISYCESLRGEMRPFGVRVVTLSPGYIDTPLTRENRYSMPFLMQPQDFADQAFRAIDKADSYRVIPWQMGVVAKLLRALPNAVFDKLLAGRPRKRRQTKTGR, encoded by the coding sequence ATGACCCAGCCCCTCGCATTCATCACCGGCGCCTCCAGCGGCATCGGACAAGCCCTGGCACTGCGCTTTCACCGGGCGAGCTACCGCCTGGCCTTGGTAGCGCGGCGCACAGCCGAAGTCAAATCATGGGCTGAGGCCAATGGAATAAGCGCTAGCAGCTATGAAATTTATAGTGCCGATGTGGCCATCACCGACAGCATCGTGGCCGCTGGCAAAGACTGCCTTGCGCGCCAGGGCCTGCCCGATGTGGTGATCGCCAACGCGGGCATCAGCGTGGGCATGGACACCGCCGACCGCGACGACCTGGACGTCATGGCCCGCACCTTTGCCACCAACAACATCGGCATGGCCGCCACCTTCCACCCCTTTGTGCAGGGCATGACAGAGCGCAAAAGCGGCACCTTGGTGGGCATTGGCAGCGTGGCCGGTATCCGGGGCCTGCCCGGCCACGGCGCGTATTGCGCCAGCAAAGCCGCGGTCATCAGCTACTGCGAAAGCCTGCGCGGCGAAATGCGGCCCTTTGGCGTGCGTGTGGTCACCCTGTCGCCCGGCTACATCGACACCCCATTGACCCGCGAAAACCGGTACAGCATGCCGTTTTTGATGCAGCCCCAGGATTTTGCAGACCAGGCCTTCCGGGCCATCGACAAAGCAGACAGTTACCGCGTCATCCCTTGGCAAATGGGTGTGGTGGCCAAACTGCTGCGCGCCCTGCCCAATGCCGTGTTTGACAAACTGCTGGCCGGCCGGCCGCGCAAACGCCGCCAAACCAAAACCGGACGCTGA
- the lptC gene encoding LPS export ABC transporter periplasmic protein LptC has protein sequence MRRRMLQAVDRLSLYLPVLLMGLLALGTWWLVRNAPTPLAATAPKVAPDQPDYSMKTFAVKSFDAKGRLQSEVQGDTARHFPATDTLEIDKARMRSIALDGRLTFATSDRALSNADGSEVQLFGNAIVTREAVPARQGASAQPRLEFRGEFLHAFTQEEKVRSNQPVQLTRGSDRFTADAMEYNNLDQVLQLSGRVRGMLMPGGTAAPK, from the coding sequence ATGCGCCGCCGCATGCTGCAAGCCGTAGACCGGCTCTCGCTGTACCTGCCGGTGCTCCTCATGGGCCTGCTGGCCCTGGGCACCTGGTGGCTGGTGCGCAATGCCCCCACCCCACTGGCGGCCACCGCCCCCAAGGTGGCGCCAGACCAGCCGGACTATTCCATGAAAACCTTTGCCGTCAAAAGTTTTGATGCCAAGGGGCGGCTGCAAAGCGAGGTGCAGGGCGACACGGCTCGCCACTTCCCCGCCACCGACACCCTGGAAATCGACAAAGCCCGCATGCGCTCCATTGCCCTCGACGGGCGTCTGACTTTCGCCACATCGGACCGGGCCCTGAGCAACGCCGACGGCTCCGAAGTGCAACTGTTTGGCAACGCCATCGTGACGCGCGAGGCCGTGCCCGCGCGCCAGGGCGCATCCGCGCAGCCCCGGCTGGAGTTCCGTGGCGAATTTCTGCACGCTTTTACCCAGGAGGAGAAGGTGCGTTCCAATCAGCCCGTTCAGCTCACCCGGGGCAGCGACCGCTTCACGGCAGACGCCATGGAGTACAACAACCTCGACCAGGTGCTGCAACTGAGCGGCAGGGTGCGCGGCATGCTCATGCCCGGCGGCACGGCGGCGCCCAAGTAA
- a CDS encoding KdsC family phosphatase produces the protein MAFFDVDGVLTDGGLLFSEAGETLKRFNTLDGHGIKLLQKAGITPAIITGRDSAPLRLRLKALGVEHAIYGTEDKRPAAEQVLASLGLDWSQAAAMGDDWPDLPVMRRSALACAPHNAHVEVRQCAHHTTQARGGEGAAREFCDLLLVATGAYARLLSDYAA, from the coding sequence GTGGCCTTTTTTGATGTGGACGGGGTGCTCACCGACGGCGGCCTGCTGTTCAGCGAAGCGGGCGAAACTCTCAAGCGCTTCAACACCCTGGACGGCCACGGCATCAAGCTGCTGCAAAAGGCAGGCATCACCCCCGCCATCATCACCGGGCGAGACTCCGCCCCGCTGCGCCTGCGCCTGAAGGCCCTGGGGGTGGAGCACGCCATCTACGGCACCGAAGACAAGCGCCCCGCCGCCGAGCAAGTGCTCGCCAGCCTGGGGCTGGACTGGTCGCAAGCAGCGGCCATGGGTGACGACTGGCCCGACCTGCCCGTGATGCGGCGCAGCGCACTGGCCTGCGCTCCGCACAACGCCCATGTGGAGGTGCGCCAATGCGCGCACCACACCACCCAGGCCCGCGGAGGCGAGGGGGCAGCGCGCGAATTTTGCGACCTGCTGCTGGTGGCCACGGGCGCCTACGCCCGCCTGCTCTCGGACTACGCCGCATGA
- a CDS encoding SIS domain-containing protein, translating to MTVSPSTLPHFDAEQALRLARETFDIEAAALTGLAARVDERFAQAVQMVLRTTGRLVVMGMGKSGHVGRKIAATLASTGTPAFFVHPAEASHGDLGMVTGADLVLAISNSGESGELTAILPVLKRLGAPLIALTGGLQSTLARHADLVLDCSVEREACPLNLAPTASTTAQLAMGDALAVALLDARGFRPEDFARSHPGGSLGRKLLTHVSDVMRSGSQVPRVAPDASFSDLMREMSAKGLGASAIVDAGGQVLGIFTDGDLRRRIEAGADLRTATAAQVMHPSPRRIAADALAVDAAEMMEAHGITSVLVVDAGGALTGVVHIGDLMRAKVI from the coding sequence ATGACCGTCAGCCCCTCCACGCTCCCCCATTTCGACGCAGAGCAAGCCCTGCGACTGGCCCGCGAGACCTTTGACATCGAGGCCGCCGCGCTGACCGGGCTGGCCGCGCGCGTGGACGAGCGCTTTGCCCAGGCTGTGCAGATGGTGCTGCGCACCACCGGCCGCCTGGTGGTGATGGGTATGGGCAAAAGCGGCCATGTGGGCCGCAAGATTGCCGCCACACTGGCCTCCACCGGCACCCCGGCGTTTTTTGTGCACCCCGCCGAGGCCAGCCACGGCGACCTGGGCATGGTGACTGGCGCAGACCTGGTGCTGGCCATCTCCAACAGCGGCGAAAGCGGCGAACTCACCGCCATCCTGCCCGTGCTCAAGCGCCTGGGAGCCCCCCTGATCGCACTGACCGGCGGGCTGCAATCCACCCTGGCTCGCCATGCCGATCTGGTGCTGGACTGCAGCGTGGAGCGCGAAGCCTGCCCCCTGAACCTGGCCCCCACGGCCAGCACCACCGCCCAGTTGGCCATGGGCGACGCCCTGGCCGTGGCCTTGCTGGACGCCCGCGGCTTTCGCCCGGAAGACTTTGCGCGCTCGCACCCGGGCGGCTCGCTGGGCCGCAAACTGCTCACGCACGTGAGCGATGTCATGCGCAGCGGCAGCCAGGTGCCCCGTGTCGCGCCAGACGCGTCGTTCAGCGACCTGATGCGCGAGATGAGTGCCAAAGGCCTGGGCGCCTCGGCCATCGTGGATGCAGGCGGCCAGGTGCTGGGCATCTTCACCGATGGTGATCTGCGCCGCCGCATCGAGGCGGGAGCCGATTTGCGCACCGCCACGGCGGCCCAGGTCATGCACCCCTCGCCACGCCGCATTGCGGCCGATGCGCTGGCAGTGGACGCTGCCGAGATGATGGAAGCCCATGGCATCACCAGCGTGCTGGTGGTGGACGCGGGCGGCGCACTGACCGGCGTGGTGCACATTGGCGATCTGATGCGGGCAAAAGTGATATGA
- a CDS encoding monovalent cation:proton antiporter family protein gives MSSLALTLLYLLAAVLGVVVCRSLKLPPMLGYLAAGVLIGPHAMALAQNSEGVRHLGEFGVVFLMFAIGLEFSLPKLRAMRRQVFGLGLMQVLLTMAVVAGGGILLSYAVGGIWDMGWQTALALSGVLAMSSTAIVVKLMAERAELESEHGRRVMGILLFQDLAVVPLLVLIPALGSSSDQLLVALGWALLKAMVLVGVLLTGGQRVMRWWLTLVARRKSEELFMLNLLLITLGLAWLTELAGLSLALGAFIAGVLVSETEYRHQVGTDIRPFHDVLLGLFFITIGMMLDWHILVDRWSLVLALLAVPLLVKLVIIMVLARLMGATTGVALRSGLFLAQAGEFGFVLLSLTQDHGLVQPALMNPILAAMVLSMLATPFLIMHSNRIVMKLVASDWLQQSLQMTTIARKSINTSKHVIICGYGRCGQNLARMLERENIPYMALDLDPDRVRQAAAAGDSVVYGDATRLQALMAAGLVRASAVVVTYIDVPAALKVLANTRSHAPQVPVVVRTQDDAHLDKLQDAGATEVVPEAIEGSLMLASHALALVGVPMRRVLRVVQDQRDARYNLLRGYFHGADDDTVNERDQERMSTVSLPLGAKALGSPLGDLALPAVGVRVVNLRRANGHQSSVVDSAVLQEGDTLVLSGHPAALALAEDKLLRG, from the coding sequence ATGTCTTCACTCGCCCTGACTTTGCTGTACCTGCTGGCCGCCGTGCTGGGGGTGGTCGTCTGCCGCAGCCTGAAGCTGCCGCCCATGTTGGGGTATCTGGCGGCCGGGGTGTTGATCGGGCCCCACGCCATGGCGCTGGCCCAGAACTCCGAGGGCGTGCGGCACCTGGGCGAGTTTGGGGTGGTGTTCCTGATGTTTGCCATTGGGCTGGAGTTCAGCCTGCCCAAGCTGCGGGCTATGCGCCGCCAGGTGTTTGGCCTGGGGCTGATGCAGGTGCTGCTGACCATGGCGGTGGTGGCGGGCGGCGGGATTTTGCTGTCTTACGCGGTGGGCGGTATCTGGGACATGGGCTGGCAGACGGCGCTGGCATTGTCGGGCGTGCTGGCCATGAGCAGCACGGCCATCGTGGTCAAGCTGATGGCCGAGCGCGCCGAGCTGGAGAGCGAGCATGGGCGCCGCGTGATGGGGATCTTGCTGTTCCAGGACCTGGCCGTGGTGCCGCTGCTGGTGCTGATCCCAGCGCTGGGCTCGTCGTCTGACCAATTGCTGGTGGCGCTGGGCTGGGCGCTGCTCAAAGCGATGGTGCTGGTGGGGGTGCTGCTCACCGGCGGGCAGCGGGTGATGCGCTGGTGGCTGACCCTGGTGGCGCGCCGCAAGAGCGAAGAGCTGTTCATGCTGAACCTGCTGCTCATCACCCTGGGGTTGGCCTGGCTGACCGAGCTGGCCGGGCTGAGTCTGGCGCTGGGCGCCTTCATCGCCGGGGTGCTGGTGTCCGAGACCGAATACCGCCACCAGGTGGGCACGGACATCCGGCCCTTTCACGATGTGCTGCTGGGCCTGTTTTTCATCACCATCGGCATGATGCTGGACTGGCACATCCTGGTAGACCGCTGGAGTTTGGTGCTGGCGCTGCTGGCCGTGCCGCTGCTGGTCAAGCTGGTCATCATCATGGTGCTGGCCCGGCTGATGGGCGCCACCACGGGCGTGGCGCTGCGCTCGGGCCTGTTTTTGGCGCAGGCGGGGGAGTTCGGGTTTGTGCTGCTGTCGCTCACGCAAGACCATGGCCTGGTGCAGCCTGCGCTGATGAACCCGATCCTGGCGGCCATGGTGCTGTCGATGCTGGCCACGCCCTTCCTCATCATGCACAGCAACCGCATCGTGATGAAGCTGGTGGCCAGCGACTGGTTGCAGCAGTCGCTGCAGATGACCACGATCGCCCGCAAATCCATCAACACCAGCAAGCACGTCATCATTTGCGGCTACGGCCGGTGCGGCCAGAACCTGGCGCGCATGCTCGAGCGCGAGAACATCCCCTACATGGCGCTGGACCTGGACCCCGACCGTGTGCGCCAGGCTGCAGCGGCGGGCGATTCGGTGGTGTATGGCGACGCCACCCGGCTGCAGGCGCTGATGGCCGCGGGCCTGGTGCGCGCCAGTGCCGTGGTGGTGACCTACATCGACGTGCCTGCAGCCCTCAAGGTGCTGGCCAACACCCGCTCGCACGCACCGCAGGTGCCCGTGGTGGTGCGCACGCAGGACGACGCGCACCTCGACAAGCTGCAGGACGCCGGGGCCACCGAAGTGGTACCCGAGGCCATCGAAGGCTCGCTCATGCTGGCCAGCCACGCCCTGGCGCTGGTGGGCGTGCCCATGCGCCGGGTGCTGCGCGTGGTGCAGGACCAGCGCGACGCGCGCTACAACCTGCTGCGCGGCTACTTCCATGGCGCCGACGACGACACCGTGAACGAACGCGACCAGGAGCGCATGAGCACCGTGAGCCTGCCGCTGGGCGCCAAAGCCCTGGGCAGCCCGCTGGGTGACCTGGCCCTGCCCGCCGTGGGCGTGCGCGTGGTCAACCTGCGTCGCGCCAACGGGCACCAGTCCAGCGTGGTGGACAGCGCCGTGCTGCAAGAGGGCGACACCCTGGTGCTGTCGGGCCACCCCGCCGCCCTGGCGTTGGCCGAGGACAAGCTGCTGCGCGGTTGA